Proteins from a single region of Desulfolutivibrio sulfoxidireducens:
- a CDS encoding ATP-binding cassette domain-containing protein has translation MNALAVAENLSLRFGQAARPALADVSASILAGRITGLVGPDGAGKTTFIRLLAGLLEPDNGRISVLGLDPVREPDRVHARIGYMPQKFGLYEDLSVAENLRLYAEVRGLAASERAATFSRLLGFTGLGPFTSRLAGRLSGGMKQKLGLACAMIRRPEILFLDEPSVGVDPISRRELWRMVRELAEDGIGVLWSTSYLDEAEACDEVLLLSEGRALFFGPPGELTGRVAGRVFQIRDIEGNRRAVLRRALDQPGVLDGVIQGRFVRLVLADGATPQDPGELKAGETARIVPAPPRFEDAFMDVLGGGPGGDSPLSRGMPAKKAAREDVVAARGLTRRFGTFVAAKDITFAIRPGEIFGLLGPNGAGKSTTFKMMCGLLAPTSGQALVEGLSFAKARGQARARIGYMAQKFSLYGTLSVRQNLEFFSGAYGLTGERRDRAIGGMIDTFDLDPYLSASAGDLPLGYKQRLALACAVMHEPAVLFLDEPTSGVDPVTRREFWTHINGMVEKGVTIMVTTHFLDEAEYCDRIALVYRGRIIAMGSPDDLKDGVRTPDLPDPTLEDAFVTLVETDERAQASRDAPGKGGKAA, from the coding sequence ATGAACGCCCTGGCCGTGGCCGAGAACCTGTCCCTGCGCTTCGGGCAGGCCGCCCGCCCGGCCCTTGCCGACGTGTCGGCATCGATCCTGGCCGGCCGCATCACCGGCCTGGTCGGTCCGGACGGCGCGGGCAAGACCACCTTCATCCGCCTCCTGGCCGGCCTGCTCGAACCGGACAACGGCCGGATATCGGTCCTGGGGCTCGATCCCGTCCGGGAACCGGACCGGGTGCACGCCCGCATCGGGTACATGCCCCAGAAATTCGGGCTCTACGAGGACTTAAGCGTGGCCGAAAACCTGCGCCTGTATGCCGAGGTGCGGGGGCTTGCGGCCTCCGAACGGGCCGCGACCTTTTCCCGGCTTTTGGGGTTCACGGGCCTTGGCCCCTTCACCTCCCGACTGGCCGGCCGCCTGTCCGGGGGCATGAAGCAGAAGCTGGGTCTGGCCTGCGCCATGATCCGCCGTCCCGAGATCCTTTTTTTGGATGAACCGAGCGTGGGCGTGGACCCGATATCCCGCCGGGAGTTGTGGCGCATGGTCCGGGAATTGGCCGAGGACGGCATCGGCGTGCTGTGGAGCACGTCGTACCTGGACGAGGCCGAGGCCTGCGACGAGGTGCTGTTACTCTCCGAGGGCCGGGCGCTCTTTTTCGGCCCCCCGGGGGAGCTGACCGGCCGGGTGGCCGGCCGGGTGTTCCAGATCCGGGACATCGAGGGCAACCGCCGCGCCGTGCTGCGCCGGGCACTGGACCAACCCGGGGTCCTGGACGGAGTGATCCAGGGCCGGTTCGTGCGTCTGGTCCTGGCCGACGGCGCGACGCCCCAAGACCCGGGCGAACTCAAGGCCGGGGAGACGGCCCGGATCGTGCCCGCGCCGCCTCGTTTCGAGGACGCCTTCATGGACGTCCTGGGCGGCGGTCCCGGCGGCGACTCCCCCCTGTCCCGGGGCATGCCGGCCAAAAAGGCCGCCCGGGAGGACGTGGTCGCGGCCCGGGGCCTGACCAGGCGTTTCGGAACCTTCGTGGCCGCCAAGGACATCACCTTCGCCATCCGGCCCGGGGAGATCTTCGGGCTTTTAGGACCCAACGGCGCGGGCAAGTCCACCACCTTCAAGATGATGTGCGGCCTTTTGGCCCCCACCTCGGGGCAGGCCCTGGTGGAGGGGTTGAGCTTCGCCAAGGCGCGCGGCCAGGCCCGGGCGCGCATCGGCTACATGGCCCAGAAGTTTTCCCTCTACGGGACCCTAAGCGTGCGCCAGAACCTGGAATTTTTCTCCGGGGCCTACGGCCTGACCGGGGAGCGCCGCGACCGGGCCATAGGCGGCATGATCGACACCTTCGACCTTGACCCCTACCTGTCCGCCTCGGCCGGGGATCTGCCCCTGGGCTACAAGCAACGCCTGGCCCTGGCCTGCGCCGTGATGCACGAACCGGCCGTGCTGTTTCTGGACGAGCCGACCTCGGGCGTGGACCCGGTCACCCGGCGCGAATTCTGGACGCACATCAACGGCATGGTGGAAAAGGGCGTGACCATCATGGTCACCACGCATTTTCTGGACGAGGCCGAATACTGCGACCGCATCGCCCTGGTCTATCGGGGCCGGATCATCGCCATGGGCTCGCCGGATGACCTGAAGGACGGCGTGCGTACCCCGGACCTGCCCGATCCCACCCTCGAGGACGCCTTCGTGACCCTGGTGGAGACGGACGAACGCGCCCAGGCCTCCCGGGATGCCCCGGGCAAGGGGGGCAAGGCGGCATGA
- a CDS encoding CerR family C-terminal domain-containing protein produces the protein MSSTEQHPKEASTRQKLIDAGARLFGLHGFEATSTRVLAAEAGVNLAAIPYHFGGKEGLYRAVVERIVTDKQASLGPTFERAVRIGADPSASRAEMLAAMRSLVRNFVSDMLDSEESQNISQIMLQEQIAPTTAFHIFYDGFFRQAFDAWGSLLSRLTGLAPDSLELKLRILSILGQMTIFRVGMTAILRLMERDTLTMEHIGRITEVIINQVEAIVAGFAPLSQETAT, from the coding sequence ATGTCCTCGACCGAACAACACCCCAAGGAAGCCTCGACCCGGCAAAAGCTCATCGACGCCGGAGCCCGGCTTTTCGGCCTGCACGGCTTCGAGGCCACCTCCACCCGGGTCCTGGCCGCCGAGGCCGGGGTCAACCTGGCGGCCATCCCCTACCACTTCGGCGGCAAGGAGGGCCTGTACCGCGCCGTGGTGGAACGGATCGTGACCGACAAGCAGGCCTCCCTCGGCCCGACCTTCGAACGCGCCGTCCGGATCGGCGCGGACCCCTCGGCCAGCCGCGCCGAGATGCTTGCGGCCATGCGCTCCCTGGTGCGCAACTTCGTCAGCGACATGCTCGACTCCGAGGAATCGCAAAACATCAGCCAGATCATGCTCCAGGAACAGATCGCGCCCACCACGGCATTCCACATCTTCTACGACGGGTTCTTCCGGCAGGCCTTCGACGCCTGGGGCAGCCTGCTCTCCCGACTCACGGGACTGGCCCCGGACAGCCTGGAACTGAAGCTGCGCATCCTGTCCATCCTCGGCCAGATGACCATCTTCCGCGTGGGCATGACCGCCATCCTGCGCCTGATGGAACGCGATACCCTGACCATGGAGCACATCGGACGCATCACTGAGGTGATCATCAACCAGGTCGAGGCCATCGTGGCCGGATTCGCCCCCCTCTCCCAGGAGACCGCGACATGA
- a CDS encoding ABC transporter ATP-binding protein codes for MSGTGPVIDVSGLTKVFGKKTVVDKVSLTVRQGEIYGFLGPNGSGKTTTIRMLCGLLRPDGGTGTCLGHDVLTESDLIKPHVGYMAQRFSLYTDLTVRENLEFMARMYGVTDAVRAVEATVERMNLGRYATTLAGNLSGGWKQRLALAACMIHSPRLLLLDEPTAGVDPTARRDFWDEVHKLAGQGITALISTHYMDEAERCHRLAYIAYGTLLTTGTAAEIVARENLTTWELTGENLYSLIDDLRDLPGVEQVVAFGVTLHVSGRDALAMENHLPPFLAGRATARRIPASLEEVFISLMRGTRPQ; via the coding sequence GTGAGCGGGACCGGACCGGTCATCGACGTTTCCGGGCTGACCAAGGTCTTTGGCAAAAAGACCGTGGTGGACAAGGTCTCGCTCACCGTGCGCCAGGGCGAGATATACGGTTTTCTCGGTCCCAACGGCTCGGGCAAGACCACCACCATCCGCATGCTCTGCGGCCTTTTGCGCCCGGACGGCGGGACAGGGACCTGTCTGGGCCACGACGTGCTCACCGAGTCGGATTTGATCAAGCCCCACGTGGGCTACATGGCCCAGCGCTTCAGCCTCTACACCGACCTTACCGTACGCGAGAACCTGGAGTTCATGGCCCGCATGTACGGGGTCACGGATGCGGTCAGGGCCGTGGAGGCCACAGTGGAACGCATGAACCTTGGCCGTTACGCCACGACCCTGGCCGGGAATCTCTCCGGGGGCTGGAAGCAGCGTCTGGCTTTGGCCGCCTGCATGATCCATTCCCCCAGGCTCCTGCTTCTCGACGAACCCACCGCCGGCGTCGATCCCACGGCCCGGCGCGACTTCTGGGACGAGGTCCACAAGCTGGCCGGCCAGGGCATAACCGCCCTTATCTCCACCCACTACATGGACGAGGCCGAACGCTGCCACCGTCTGGCCTACATCGCCTACGGAACGCTTTTGACCACGGGCACGGCCGCCGAGATCGTGGCCCGCGAGAATCTGACCACCTGGGAACTGACCGGAGAGAACCTGTATTCCCTGATCGACGACCTGCGCGACCTGCCCGGCGTGGAACAGGTGGTGGCCTTCGGCGTCACCCTGCACGTCAGTGGCCGCGATGCGCTGGCCATGGAAAACCACCTGCCGCCGTTTCTCGCCGGCAGGGCCACGGCCAGACGCATCCCGGCCAGCCTTGAGGAGGTGTTCATCAGCCTTATGCGCGGGACCAGGCCCCAGTAG
- a CDS encoding ABC transporter permease: MNSQSARRIAAIMVKESLQILRDPSSILIGFILPVFLTLLSGYSTNLDIMDLSVGLVLEDDSPEARSLAAAFAASTAFAVRTGRDRREFADDLTMGRLRGLVVIPQTFGRDLARADESVPFQVIADGSEPNTATFLQNYAQGVWRSWMEIRAEKNGQSFTQAVELVPRTWFNQDLVSLNSLLPGGMAINLTLIGALLTALVVAREWERGTMEALLATPIGPVELLAGKLIPYFALGLGALGICMFITLTVFHVPYRGSVSALLIVSSVFLVSALSLGLFISTAAKNQFVASQIAILSAFLPAYFLSGYVFEPSGMPLPVRLLTHVIAAKYYVSCLKTLFLAGDSWPLLWPNIGGMAAIAVVLLGLTLLTSRRRVA; this comes from the coding sequence ATGAACAGCCAGTCCGCCCGCCGCATCGCGGCCATCATGGTCAAGGAGTCCCTGCAGATCCTGCGCGACCCCTCCTCCATCCTGATCGGGTTCATCCTGCCGGTGTTTTTGACGCTCTTGTCGGGCTATTCCACCAATCTGGACATCATGGACCTGTCCGTGGGCCTGGTCCTGGAGGATGACTCCCCCGAGGCAAGGTCCCTGGCCGCCGCGTTCGCCGCCTCCACCGCCTTTGCGGTGCGCACCGGCCGGGACCGCCGGGAATTCGCGGACGACCTGACCATGGGGCGTTTGCGCGGGCTGGTGGTCATCCCCCAGACCTTTGGCCGGGACCTGGCCCGGGCGGACGAAAGCGTGCCCTTCCAGGTCATCGCCGACGGCAGCGAGCCCAACACGGCCACGTTCCTGCAAAACTACGCCCAGGGGGTGTGGCGGTCCTGGATGGAGATACGGGCCGAAAAAAACGGCCAAAGCTTCACCCAGGCCGTGGAGCTCGTGCCGCGCACCTGGTTCAACCAGGACCTTGTCAGCCTCAACAGCCTGCTTCCCGGGGGCATGGCCATCAACCTGACGCTTATCGGCGCGCTTTTGACGGCCCTGGTGGTGGCCCGGGAGTGGGAGCGGGGGACCATGGAGGCCCTTCTGGCCACGCCCATCGGGCCCGTGGAGCTGCTCGCGGGCAAGCTGATCCCGTATTTCGCGCTGGGACTCGGGGCGCTTGGCATCTGCATGTTCATCACCCTCACGGTCTTCCATGTCCCCTACCGGGGTTCCGTGTCCGCCCTGCTGATCGTCTCCTCGGTGTTTCTCGTCTCCGCCCTGAGCCTGGGGCTTTTCATCTCCACGGCGGCCAAAAACCAGTTCGTGGCCTCCCAGATCGCCATCCTGTCCGCGTTTCTGCCGGCCTATTTCCTGTCCGGCTACGTGTTCGAGCCCTCGGGCATGCCGCTTCCGGTGAGGCTTCTGACCCACGTCATCGCGGCCAAATACTATGTCTCGTGCCTGAAGACGCTTTTTCTGGCCGGCGACTCCTGGCCGCTTTTGTGGCCCAACATCGGCGGCATGGCGGCCATCGCCGTGGTGCTTCTGGGGCTGACCCTGCTGACGAGCCGACGGAGGGTGGCCTGA
- a CDS encoding ABC transporter permease: MSRVFSLRRLAAMVAKEFVQMRRDRLTFGMMVGIPLLQLILFGYAINSDPKHLPTVVLDNDRSVFSRTLLSAMKNSLYFDFVAEIDSESEAEELLRLGTVQFAVTIPPDFGRNLVRGEKPVLLLEADATDPSATSNAVTAVREGISSALNRDLTGPLAPLRATDGPVTLRVHPRYNPEAITQYNVVPGLMGVVLTMTLVIITSLAITRERERGTMENLLITPVRPLEVLLGKLVPYILVGYVQMALIVVAARFLFHVPLLGSLWLLFGVSFFFIVANLGVGITFSTVAQNQLQAVEMSFFFFLPSIILSGFMFPFRGMPEWAQYIGAVLPLTHFLRIVRGIVLKGNGLADILPHLWPIALFLFLSIGIGVKRYRQTLD, translated from the coding sequence ATGTCCAGGGTGTTTTCGTTGCGCCGACTTGCGGCAATGGTGGCCAAGGAGTTCGTCCAGATGCGCCGGGATCGGCTGACCTTCGGGATGATGGTCGGCATCCCGCTTCTGCAACTGATCCTTTTTGGCTACGCCATCAACTCCGACCCCAAGCACCTGCCCACCGTGGTCCTGGACAACGACCGCAGCGTCTTTTCCCGGACCCTGCTTTCGGCCATGAAAAACAGCCTCTATTTCGATTTCGTGGCCGAGATCGACAGCGAGTCCGAGGCCGAGGAACTGCTTCGCCTGGGCACCGTCCAGTTCGCGGTCACCATCCCCCCGGATTTTGGGCGCAATCTGGTTCGCGGCGAAAAGCCCGTCCTGCTCCTGGAGGCCGACGCCACCGACCCCTCGGCCACCAGCAACGCCGTGACCGCCGTGCGCGAGGGAATAAGCAGCGCCTTGAACCGGGACCTTACCGGCCCCCTGGCCCCGCTTCGGGCCACGGACGGCCCCGTGACCCTGCGCGTCCACCCCCGCTACAACCCCGAGGCCATCACCCAGTACAACGTCGTGCCCGGCCTTATGGGCGTGGTCCTGACCATGACCCTGGTGATCATCACCTCGTTGGCCATCACCCGGGAACGGGAGCGGGGGACCATGGAGAACCTGCTGATCACCCCGGTCCGGCCCCTGGAGGTGCTCCTTGGCAAGCTCGTGCCCTATATCCTGGTGGGCTACGTCCAGATGGCGTTGATCGTGGTCGCGGCCAGGTTTCTTTTCCATGTGCCGCTTCTGGGCAGCCTGTGGCTGCTTTTCGGCGTGTCCTTCTTTTTCATCGTGGCCAACCTGGGCGTGGGCATCACCTTCTCCACCGTGGCCCAAAACCAACTCCAGGCCGTGGAAATGTCGTTTTTTTTCTTTTTGCCCTCGATCATCCTTTCCGGCTTCATGTTTCCCTTCCGGGGCATGCCGGAGTGGGCCCAGTACATCGGGGCGGTTTTGCCGCTCACGCACTTCCTGCGCATCGTGCGGGGAATCGTGCTCAAGGGCAACGGCCTGGCCGACATCCTTCCCCACCTGTGGCCTATTGCCCTTTTCCTGTTCTTGTCGATTGGGATCGGGGTCAAACGCTACCGTCAGACCCTGGATTGA
- a CDS encoding PaaI family thioesterase, whose amino-acid sequence MTTDIRDIKHVIEEMIPFDLFLGMKVEEAREGYARIRLPYRPEFIGDPRRPALHGGILSTLIDTCGGTAVWASCDVKDRVATIDLRVDYLRPAPPADVIAVGEVKLLGNRVGNASVRIYSVLDETVTLAEGRGVYNIRKA is encoded by the coding sequence ATGACCACTGACATCCGAGACATCAAGCACGTCATCGAAGAGATGATCCCCTTCGACCTGTTCCTGGGCATGAAGGTGGAAGAGGCCAGAGAGGGCTACGCCCGCATCCGGCTGCCCTACCGCCCGGAATTCATCGGCGACCCCCGGCGACCCGCCCTGCACGGCGGCATCCTCTCCACCCTGATCGACACCTGCGGCGGCACGGCCGTGTGGGCCTCGTGCGACGTGAAGGACCGGGTGGCCACCATCGACCTGCGCGTGGACTACCTGCGACCGGCCCCGCCGGCCGACGTCATCGCCGTGGGCGAGGTCAAGCTTTTGGGCAACCGGGTGGGCAACGCCTCGGTACGCATCTATTCGGTTCTGGACGAAACCGTGACCCTGGCCGAGGGACGCGGGGTCTACAACATCCGCAAGGCCTGA
- a CDS encoding ABC transporter permease, which produces MYGRVRALVIKELLAVLRDKQSRIALVMPPILMLTIFAFAATLEVKNVDLAVLDQDGGQAAIELTQRFAGAPFFTNVFFLHGIEQIAPALENERAMAVVVFAEDFSRDVAAGRPARIQLLLDGRRSNTAQIVQGYASRIVERYTQDLADRYDLPGPPATLTARNWFNPNLDYLWYTVPNLIGLLSMAVGLLVTSLSVARERELGTYDQLLVTPLSAREILAGKTIPAMIMGLAEGFLITAVAIGCFGIPFMGSFPVLAASLFLFMLSVVGFGLFISSVCNTQQQAILGTFTFMIPAALLSGFATPIETMPEFLQIVSLANPLRHFLVAIRGILLKAMPFPMVLETIWPLAPIAAVTLTLAGWFFRRGIR; this is translated from the coding sequence ATGTACGGCCGGGTGCGGGCATTGGTGATCAAGGAGCTTCTGGCGGTCCTTCGCGACAAGCAAAGCCGCATCGCCCTGGTCATGCCGCCCATCCTGATGCTGACCATCTTCGCCTTCGCGGCCACGCTCGAGGTCAAAAACGTGGATCTGGCCGTGCTGGACCAGGACGGGGGCCAGGCCGCCATCGAACTGACCCAGCGATTCGCGGGCGCGCCCTTTTTCACCAACGTCTTTTTCCTGCACGGAATCGAACAGATCGCCCCGGCCCTGGAGAACGAGCGGGCCATGGCCGTTGTGGTCTTCGCCGAGGATTTTTCCCGCGACGTGGCCGCCGGCCGGCCGGCCCGGATCCAGCTTCTTCTGGACGGCCGGCGCAGCAACACCGCCCAGATTGTGCAGGGCTACGCCAGCCGCATCGTGGAGCGCTACACCCAGGACCTGGCCGACCGGTACGACCTCCCCGGGCCGCCGGCCACCCTGACGGCGCGCAACTGGTTCAACCCCAACCTGGACTACCTGTGGTACACGGTCCCCAACCTCATCGGGCTCTTAAGCATGGCCGTGGGCCTTCTGGTGACCTCGTTGTCCGTGGCCCGGGAACGGGAGCTTGGCACCTACGACCAGCTTCTGGTGACCCCGTTGTCGGCGCGCGAGATCCTGGCCGGCAAGACCATCCCGGCCATGATCATGGGCCTGGCCGAGGGATTTTTGATCACCGCCGTGGCCATCGGCTGCTTCGGGATTCCGTTTATGGGGTCGTTTCCGGTCCTGGCCGCAAGCCTGTTCCTGTTCATGCTCTCGGTGGTGGGGTTCGGGCTTTTCATCTCCTCGGTGTGCAACACCCAGCAGCAGGCCATCCTGGGCACCTTCACCTTCATGATCCCTGCCGCGCTGCTCTCGGGCTTCGCCACGCCCATCGAGACCATGCCGGAATTTTTGCAAATCGTGTCCCTGGCCAATCCCCTGCGCCACTTCCTGGTGGCCATCCGGGGCATCCTGCTCAAGGCCATGCCCTTTCCCATGGTTCTCGAGACGATCTGGCCGCTGGCGCCCATCGCCGCGGTGACCCTGACCCTGGCCGGATGGTTCTTCAGGCGGGGGATCCGGTAA
- a CDS encoding sensor histidine kinase, with the protein MSLALPAAPVYIVDLAGSAMMIIMSFAAMRIAHRLMRRAPRELLWSYLFMLSSALAAFSVGRGIGHIVRDLLISLGYPHIWARLSPISGAINTATFIFIAAVTLYYSFVEKAFLQIRQAHAKLGEAFEEIRRGRDQVIVLERHVIVGRMAATLAHETRNPLFIIANSAKSLLRKFEKGNGVVSRLKVIVEESERLEALIDGILKLKQDVPYLMQRVAASEVLERVERNGRDKAEVARVRLRVSPLPAEVWFEADLESLLVGLNEIVINAVEASPKGGVVDIEAGREAERVFFRVKDEGKGISSEVYPKIFDPCFSTKEFSAGLGLSFAKGIIEANHGRLKVETVPGKGTTVTVVFPLAEAETAAMGNAPG; encoded by the coding sequence ATGAGCCTGGCGCTTCCGGCCGCTCCCGTGTATATCGTCGATCTGGCCGGATCGGCCATGATGATCATTATGTCCTTTGCCGCCATGCGCATCGCGCATCGGTTGATGCGGCGTGCTCCCCGTGAATTGCTCTGGTCGTATCTGTTCATGCTCTCGTCGGCCCTGGCCGCGTTTTCCGTGGGTCGGGGCATCGGACATATCGTCCGCGATCTCCTGATAAGCCTCGGGTACCCTCACATCTGGGCGAGGCTCAGTCCGATAAGCGGGGCTATAAATACGGCGACGTTCATCTTCATCGCGGCGGTGACCCTGTATTATTCCTTCGTGGAAAAGGCCTTTTTGCAGATACGACAGGCCCATGCCAAGCTTGGCGAGGCCTTCGAGGAGATACGTCGCGGCCGGGATCAGGTGATTGTATTGGAACGTCATGTCATAGTCGGCAGAATGGCCGCGACGCTGGCCCATGAGACGCGAAATCCCCTGTTCATCATCGCCAATTCCGCCAAGTCGCTTTTGCGTAAGTTCGAAAAGGGAAATGGCGTGGTTTCCAGGCTCAAGGTCATTGTGGAGGAGTCGGAAAGGCTTGAGGCGTTGATCGACGGCATATTAAAACTCAAACAGGATGTGCCGTATCTCATGCAACGTGTTGCCGCCAGCGAGGTGCTGGAGAGGGTGGAACGCAACGGGCGGGATAAGGCCGAGGTGGCCCGCGTTCGTCTGCGGGTCTCGCCGCTGCCTGCCGAGGTCTGGTTCGAGGCCGACTTGGAGAGTCTTCTGGTCGGGCTCAACGAGATCGTGATCAATGCGGTGGAGGCTTCTCCCAAAGGCGGAGTGGTGGACATCGAAGCCGGGCGCGAGGCCGAACGGGTATTTTTTCGGGTCAAGGACGAGGGAAAGGGCATTTCCTCAGAGGTATATCCCAAAATTTTCGATCCGTGCTTCAGCACCAAGGAGTTTTCAGCCGGATTGGGGCTGTCCTTCGCCAAGGGGATCATCGAGGCCAATCATGGCCGTCTCAAGGTGGAGACGGTCCCGGGGAAAGGCACCACCGTCACCGTGGTCTTCCCGCTGGCTGAAGCCGAAACGGCCGCCATGGGGAACGCGCCGGGGTGA
- a CDS encoding HlyD family secretion protein, with product MPDSGKNGPHGLGVPARACRSGRKGLAVWAALAVALTALAGCGQTPGDVLPGYVEGEFVYVASKFAGRLDAMGVSKGGRVEAGAPLFTLEHEFERQALDLARADLAQAEDTLRDKEKGLRPEEIDQIEASLQRSRAELALAKLERERRETLFSSATISQEELDNARTEHARSQAVVREYEAKLATGKLSDRVDRVLAARAAVDAARLGVDQAKWNLDQKIQTAPVSGLVFDTLHYVGEWVGASSPVVSLLPPENIKVRFFVPEAELARIRPGDRVLVGRDGLPEPAEAVVDYVSTQAEYAPPVIFSQGFREKLVFLVEARFSPDVARDMHPGQPVDVRLDRPIPGGKRS from the coding sequence ATGCCGGATAGCGGGAAAAACGGTCCGCACGGCCTTGGCGTTCCGGCGCGCGCGTGCCGATCCGGCCGCAAGGGACTCGCCGTATGGGCGGCCCTGGCCGTGGCGCTTACGGCCCTGGCCGGGTGCGGGCAAACCCCAGGCGACGTCCTGCCCGGATATGTGGAGGGGGAGTTCGTCTATGTGGCCTCCAAGTTCGCCGGTCGGCTTGATGCGATGGGCGTTTCCAAGGGCGGACGCGTCGAGGCCGGGGCTCCGCTTTTCACCCTGGAGCACGAGTTCGAACGCCAGGCCCTGGACCTGGCCCGGGCCGATCTGGCCCAGGCCGAGGACACCCTGCGGGACAAGGAGAAGGGCCTCAGGCCCGAGGAGATCGACCAGATCGAGGCCTCGCTGCAACGGTCCCGGGCGGAGCTGGCCCTGGCCAAGCTGGAGCGGGAGCGCCGGGAAACGCTGTTCTCCTCGGCCACCATCTCCCAGGAGGAACTCGACAACGCCCGCACCGAACACGCCAGGAGCCAGGCCGTGGTCCGGGAATACGAGGCCAAGCTGGCCACCGGGAAGCTCTCCGACCGCGTGGACCGGGTTCTGGCCGCCAGGGCGGCCGTGGACGCGGCCCGGCTCGGTGTCGACCAGGCCAAGTGGAACCTGGACCAGAAGATCCAGACGGCCCCGGTCTCCGGCCTGGTCTTCGACACCCTGCACTATGTTGGCGAGTGGGTCGGGGCCTCGAGCCCGGTGGTGTCGCTTTTGCCCCCGGAGAACATCAAGGTCCGTTTCTTCGTGCCCGAGGCCGAGCTGGCCCGCATCCGTCCCGGCGACCGGGTCCTGGTCGGCCGCGACGGCCTGCCCGAACCGGCCGAGGCTGTGGTGGACTACGTGTCCACCCAGGCCGAATACGCCCCGCCGGTCATCTTCAGCCAGGGGTTCAGGGAAAAGCTGGTATTTCTGGTGGAGGCCCGGTTTTCCCCGGATGTGGCCCGGGACATGCATCCGGGGCAGCCCGTGGACGTGCGGCTGGACCGGCCAATCCCCGGCGGGAAGCGGTCGTGA
- the hlyD gene encoding secretion protein HlyD, with product MTMKRVLPAILVLAVAGGAWWLWADHEDRKDGGIRLYGNVDIREVDLSFRIPGKLAEVRVDEGDAVTAGDVVAVLDAAPYRDALAKARGQRDAAAADMAKHHAGYRSQDVAKAKAEVARLEAQVENAVRVARRRQTLLQSGAIAAQDYDDAAASRDALSAQLQSAQKEFELQTTGFRSEDILASEASLRAAEAAVNAALTDLADTEIIAPSDGTVLSRVREPGSMAASGATVLTVALTRPVWVRAYVPEPLLGRVRLGMPMRVFTDSRPEKPYAGRVGFISPVAEFTPKNVETTTLRTDLVYRLRIIIDQPDPGLLQGMPVTVVADPEPPTPPDNGAAGK from the coding sequence ATGACCATGAAACGCGTCCTCCCGGCCATCCTGGTCCTGGCCGTGGCCGGCGGCGCGTGGTGGCTCTGGGCCGACCACGAGGACCGAAAGGACGGCGGGATACGTCTGTACGGCAACGTGGACATCCGGGAGGTGGACCTGTCCTTCCGCATCCCCGGAAAACTGGCCGAGGTGCGCGTGGACGAGGGCGACGCGGTCACGGCCGGCGACGTGGTGGCCGTGCTCGACGCCGCGCCCTACCGCGACGCCCTGGCCAAGGCCCGGGGCCAGCGCGACGCGGCCGCGGCGGACATGGCCAAGCATCATGCCGGGTACCGGAGCCAGGACGTGGCCAAGGCCAAGGCCGAGGTGGCCCGGCTGGAGGCCCAGGTGGAAAACGCGGTGCGCGTGGCCCGCCGCCGGCAGACATTGCTCCAAAGCGGGGCCATCGCGGCCCAGGACTACGACGACGCCGCCGCGAGCCGGGACGCCCTTTCGGCCCAGTTGCAAAGCGCTCAAAAGGAATTCGAACTCCAGACCACGGGCTTTCGCTCCGAGGACATCCTGGCCTCGGAGGCCTCCCTGCGCGCGGCCGAGGCCGCCGTGAACGCGGCCCTGACGGACCTGGCCGACACCGAGATCATCGCCCCGTCCGACGGCACGGTGCTTTCCCGGGTGCGCGAACCCGGGTCCATGGCCGCATCCGGGGCCACGGTGCTGACCGTGGCCCTTACGCGCCCGGTATGGGTCCGGGCCTACGTCCCGGAGCCGCTTCTGGGGCGGGTGCGTCTGGGCATGCCCATGCGGGTCTTCACCGACAGCCGCCCGGAGAAGCCCTATGCCGGCCGGGTGGGTTTCATCTCGCCCGTGGCTGAATTCACGCCCAAAAACGTGGAGACCACCACCCTGCGCACGGATCTGGTCTACCGGCTGCGGATCATCATCGACCAGCCCGACCCGGGGCTTTTGCAGGGCATGCCGGTGACCGTGGTGGCCGACCCTGAGCCCCCCACTCCCCCGGACAACGGAGCGGCCGGCAAATGA